CGCCCTGGCCGTCACCAGCGACCTGTCGGCGGCCCTGGCGCCGCTGGCGGCCGCGCCCGAGCGCGCCCTGTTCATCCTGGGCGTGCCGGTGGCCGGCCTGCATGCCACCTGCCTGGAGCTGGCCGCGCGCCTGCCGGGCCTGGGGCTGGCGCAGGCGCCCATCGTCTGGACCTGCAAGGGCTTCGAGGCCGACAGCGCCCGCCTGCCGCACGAAATCGTGGCCGATGCCCTGTCCGGCATTCCCGACGCCCGCGGCGGCGTGCTGTCGGGTCCGTCGTTCGCCCGCGAAGTGGCTCAGGGCCTGCCGGTGGCGCTGACCATCGCCAGCGGCCATGACTCGGTGCGCGAGGCCGCCACCCGCGCCCTGCACGGCGGCGCGGTGCGCGTCTACGCCAGCACCGACGTCGCCGGCGTGGAAGTCGGCGGGGCGCTGAAGAATGTCATCGCCGTGGCCTGCGGCATTGCCGACGGGCTGGCCCTGGGCACCAATGCCCGGGCGGCGCTGATCACCCGCGGCCTGGCCGAAATGCGCCGCTTCGGCGTCGCGCTGGGCGCGCAGGCCGAAACCTTCGCGGGCCTGACCGGCCTGGGCGACCTGGTTCTGACGGCCACTGGCGAACTGTCGCGCAATCGCCGCGTGGGCCTGGAAATCGGCGCCGGCCGCAAGCTCGGCGACATCCTGGCCAGCGGCATCACCGCCGAAGGCGTGCGCTGCGCCCGCGCGGCCCTGCAGCGCGCCCGCGCCCTGAACGTCGAGCTGCCCATCACCGAGGCCGTCTGCGCGGTGCTGTTCGACGGCGTGGCTCCCATGACCGCGGTATCGGCGCTGCTGGCGCGCGAGGCCCGCCTTGAAATCTGATTCCCGACGATAAGCCACCTATAACGGCCCGTTCATTCTCAAAACAACCAAAGGAGCTTCCGCCATGTTTCCCGTCCGCCCCCTGCGGGCCGGCGCGCTGCTGCGCCGCCTTGCCCTGGCGCTGGCCGCCGCCGCCGTGCTGCCGGCCGCCGCTCATGCCGAATGGCCTGAACGTCCCATTCACATGGTGGTGCCGTTCCCGCCCGGCTCGTCGCCCGACTTGCTGGCGCGCACGATCGCCGAGCCGCTGGCCCAGGCCCTGGGCCAGCCGGTGGTGATCGACAACAAGCCGGGGGCCGGCGGCAACATCGGCACGCGCATCGTGGCCAAGAGCGCGCCCGACGGCTACACCCTGGTCTACACCATCAACGGCCCGCTGGTAACCGCGCCGACGCTGTACAAGAAGACCCTGGGCTACGACCCGCTGAAAGACCTGGCGCCCATCACCCTGGTGGCCACCAGCCCCAACGTGCTGACGGTGCCCGCCGGCCTGCCGGTGGCCAGCGTCGCCGATTTCGTCAAGCTGGCGCGCGAGCGCAAGGGCGCCCTGAACTACGGTTCGGTGGGCCCGGGCAGCTCGGCCCACCTGGCCATGGAAATGTTCAAGAACGAAGCCGGCATCGACCTGGCGCACATTCCGTATTCCGGCTTCCCGCAGGTGATCAGCGCCATCATCGCCGGCGACGTGCAGGCCGGGTTCATGGTGCCGGCCATCGCCATGCCGCAGGTGCGCAACGGCAAGGCCAAGGCGCTGGCCATCACCAGCCTGGAACCCAGCGAATCGCTGGCGGGCATTCCCACCATGGACAAGCAGGGCTACCCGGGCTTCGAGGCGATTTCCTGGAACGCCATCCTGGCCCCGGCCGGCACGCCCGCCCCCATCATCGACCGCCTGAACCGCGAGTTGGCCGGCATCATCAACAGCGAAGCCGTGCGCAAGCAGCTGGCGCAGCAATACTTCACGGCCGCGCCGTCCACCCCGCAGGGCCTGACCGACCGCGTCAAGAAAGACAAGGCCCGCTGGGACGAAGTCATCAAGCGGCTGGGGCTGTCGCTGGATTGAGCGGCCGGCTGTCAAGCCAGGTGTCTGATCAACCGCATCTGGTACTGTCACAGACACGCCGTTCGCCGTGGAGCCTGTGCATGAAAGTCCTGATTGCCCGCCTGAACCACGAAACCAATACGTTTTCGCCCGTGCCCACACCTTTATCGGCCTTCGGCGAGAACGGGCCGCAGTATGACGGCGATGCGTACCACGCCAACCGCGGCCAGCGCACCGCCATGGCCGCCTTCATCGACCTGGCCGAGGCGCGCGGCGCCGAACTGGTGACGCCGGTATCGGGCTGGGCCTATCCCAGCGGGCCCGTGGCGGCCGATGCGTACGACGAGATGTGCGCGCGTATCGTCGCCGCCGCCCCCGGCTGCGGCGCCATCCTGCTGGATCTGCACGGCGCCATGGTGGCCGAGCACCGCGACGACGGCGAGGGCGACCTGCTGCGGCGCGTGCGCGCCGCGGCGCCCGGCGTGCCCATCGGCGTGGCGCTGGACCTGCACGGCAATGTCACACAAGCCATGATCGACCACGCCGACGTGATCGTCGGCTTCAAGACGTACCCGCACATCGACATGTACGAAACCGGCGAGCACGCCGGCCGGCTGCTGTTCGGCATGCTGGACGGCCGCTGCCGGCCCGCCCTGGCCTGGCGCCAGTTGCCGCTGATGACCCACACCCTGCGCTCGGCCACCGACCAGGGCGCCATGCGGGCGGCGGTCGAGGCGGCGCGGCAGCTGGAAGCGCAGGGCCTGCTGGCCGTGTCGGTGCTGGCCGGCTTCAGCCTGGCCGACATCGAGCGGCCCTGCATCAGCGTGGTGGCCGTTGCCGATGGCGACGCGGCGGCCGCCGACCGGGCCGCCGCCCAGGTGGCGGCGCAGATCTGGCGCGAACGCGACGGCTTCGTGTACCGCAGCGAGCCGCTGAACGACTCGCTGGCGCGCGCGCGCGACATGGCGCGCGGCCAGAGCCGCCCCGTACTGCTGCTGGATCACGGCGACAACTGCAATTCCGGCGGCACCTGCGACACGACCGCCGTGCTGGAAGCCGCGCTGGCCCAAGGCATGGACGGCATCCTGGCCGGCCCCCTGTGCGACCCCGAAGCCGTGGCCCAATTGATCGCGGCCGGCCAGGGCGCACGCGTGTCGGTGGCGGTGGGCAACAAGCGCCCGCTGGCGCACCTGGGCATCGCCGCCCGGCCGTTCGTGCTGGACGGCGTGGTGCGCGCCGTCACCGACGGCCAGTACCGCATCAGCGGCCCCACCTACACCGGCATGCTGTGCCACATGGGGCGCACGGCCGTGCTCGATGCCGGCGCGGTATGCCTCGTGCTGTGCGAACGCCCCCACGAGCCCTGGGACCTGGGCGTGTTCGAAAGCGTGGGGCAAGACCCGCGCCGCGCCCGCTATCTGCTGCTGAAGTCGCGCATGTACTGCCGCCCGGTGTTCGTGCCGATCTCGGCCAGCCTGGTGGAATGCGACAGCCCGGGCGCCACGACGTCGGACTATGGCGTCTTTCCGTACCGCAAGCGCGCCCGGCCGCTGTACCCGCTGGAGCCCACCCAATACGACGACGGCCGCTGACGCGGCCCGCTACACCCCGCCGGCATAGCCCTGCTGGCGCCACGCCTCGAACACCGTGACGGCCACCGCATTCGACAGGTTCAGGCTGCGCTGGCCCGCGCGCATGGGCAGGCGCAGGCACTGCTGGGGCGCGAACAGCGCCATGTGCTGGTCGGACAGGCCCGCGGTCTCGCGGCCGAACACGAACACGTCGCCCGGGCTGAACGCCACGTCGGCCACGTTGCGCTGCGCGCGGGTGGTCAGGGCATAAATATGCGCGGCCGGGGCTGCGGTGGCCGCCAGCGCCTGCGCCAGGGTGTCGTGCACCTGCACCGGCTGCCATTCGTGATAGTCGAGCCCGGCGCGGCGCAGGCGCGCGTCGTCGAGTTCGAAGCCCAGCGGGCGCACCAGGTGCAGCTGCGCGCCGGTATTGGCGCACAGGCGGATGGCATTGCCGGTGTTGGGCGGAATTTCGGGGCAGACGAGTACGACGTGGAACATGGTTTCATCCTGGCGCGCCGCGGGGCCGCGGCGCGCGACGACCGCTATTGTGCCAGGGCGGCGGGCGGGCTTATGCAGCCGCAAACCCGTCCTTTCAGAAAAGCGAAGCGCAATCGGGCAGGCAATCGTACGCGCGGCCGGGGCATTGCGCCACAATAGGCAGCTTCAGTGCAGGCCCCGCACCTGGACGGCAAAACCATAACGGAGGCAATCTTGAAGCGTTACCAGCT
This genomic window from Bordetella petrii contains:
- a CDS encoding M81 family metallopeptidase, whose protein sequence is MKVLIARLNHETNTFSPVPTPLSAFGENGPQYDGDAYHANRGQRTAMAAFIDLAEARGAELVTPVSGWAYPSGPVAADAYDEMCARIVAAAPGCGAILLDLHGAMVAEHRDDGEGDLLRRVRAAAPGVPIGVALDLHGNVTQAMIDHADVIVGFKTYPHIDMYETGEHAGRLLFGMLDGRCRPALAWRQLPLMTHTLRSATDQGAMRAAVEAARQLEAQGLLAVSVLAGFSLADIERPCISVVAVADGDAAAADRAAAQVAAQIWRERDGFVYRSEPLNDSLARARDMARGQSRPVLLLDHGDNCNSGGTCDTTAVLEAALAQGMDGILAGPLCDPEAVAQLIAAGQGARVSVAVGNKRPLAHLGIAARPFVLDGVVRAVTDGQYRISGPTYTGMLCHMGRTAVLDAGAVCLVLCERPHEPWDLGVFESVGQDPRRARYLLLKSRMYCRPVFVPISASLVECDSPGATTSDYGVFPYRKRARPLYPLEPTQYDDGR
- a CDS encoding Bug family tripartite tricarboxylate transporter substrate binding protein, which gives rise to MFPVRPLRAGALLRRLALALAAAAVLPAAAHAEWPERPIHMVVPFPPGSSPDLLARTIAEPLAQALGQPVVIDNKPGAGGNIGTRIVAKSAPDGYTLVYTINGPLVTAPTLYKKTLGYDPLKDLAPITLVATSPNVLTVPAGLPVASVADFVKLARERKGALNYGSVGPGSSAHLAMEMFKNEAGIDLAHIPYSGFPQVISAIIAGDVQAGFMVPAIAMPQVRNGKAKALAITSLEPSESLAGIPTMDKQGYPGFEAISWNAILAPAGTPAPIIDRLNRELAGIINSEAVRKQLAQQYFTAAPSTPQGLTDRVKKDKARWDEVIKRLGLSLD
- a CDS encoding tRNA (cytidine(34)-2'-O)-methyltransferase produces the protein MFHVVLVCPEIPPNTGNAIRLCANTGAQLHLVRPLGFELDDARLRRAGLDYHEWQPVQVHDTLAQALAATAAPAAHIYALTTRAQRNVADVAFSPGDVFVFGRETAGLSDQHMALFAPQQCLRLPMRAGQRSLNLSNAVAVTVFEAWRQQGYAGGV
- a CDS encoding NAD(P)H-dependent glycerol-3-phosphate dehydrogenase; the protein is MNQAPAPLSVAVLGAGSWGTALAAVASRRHRTVLWARDAAQADAMADTRENARYLPGTRLPDALAVTSDLSAALAPLAAAPERALFILGVPVAGLHATCLELAARLPGLGLAQAPIVWTCKGFEADSARLPHEIVADALSGIPDARGGVLSGPSFAREVAQGLPVALTIASGHDSVREAATRALHGGAVRVYASTDVAGVEVGGALKNVIAVACGIADGLALGTNARAALITRGLAEMRRFGVALGAQAETFAGLTGLGDLVLTATGELSRNRRVGLEIGAGRKLGDILASGITAEGVRCARAALQRARALNVELPITEAVCAVLFDGVAPMTAVSALLAREARLEI